The following DNA comes from Clarias gariepinus isolate MV-2021 ecotype Netherlands chromosome 7, CGAR_prim_01v2, whole genome shotgun sequence.
CGTGTGACGTAGGAGGCATAGTCACGCCCCGTGCGCGTGAAAGACCGCCGCGTTGGCCCCGCCCCCGCCcaactaacccccctcccccctccctcgCTGCAGTGTGAATGGCGCTCAGACACAGAGGGGGAAGGAGCGGACACGGCGCGCGCGCTCGGTTCCACAGGAAAATCCCTCTAATGTCAGGAGGAGGAACAGTAAGTCATCATTATTCACATTATTACACACCATAAACCATGAAGGATCcgttataaacatttttaaatccgTGTTGTTTCCCTTAAATATACACGAATCGCTCGGTGAAACGTCGGGCTAGCTCTGTTAGCATCCGTCCGTTAACAACGGGCTCCTTTGTTTCGACGCGCGAGACGCTCTCTCAGCGCCGAATTTGAGGCGATTGGCGTCTGTTTACATCCGTTTTTAACATCATATCGGTTTTAGTACTTCATTCACACAGTTTAGTGTTTGTACCAGCAAATATTTAACGCTATAGAAGCTTTCTAGATAAGATAAACCGTAGATTCCCATCCACTTTAGGACAAGTCCCGCCTCCTGCGCGGTGATTGGTTAGTTCCGGCTCACCTCATGCGTTCTGATTGGCTAGGAGTTCAATTTTCCGTTCGGCTCTATAAAGGACGTTTTGAACCAACCAATCCGCGTGGGGTGTCTGAATACGGATGGGTTGTGTAGCGGATGCGGCTAAAACGAACTCTCATAAACTGCTTTATTAAACATGTACCCAAGTTAAACCGTCGTGTTTATTGTCACACGAGCTTGATGACTTATagtggttgtttttttcttctgtaagGTTGTTTGTAGGTTGTTTGGATGTATAAAACTATAAGTTGTGTTAGTCAACATTATGAACGGGGAGAGTGTTGATTATTAGCGCCTCTAACACGTCACGCGGTGTCACGTGATACAGGTGTACCACAGCGCGAGACAGGTAACACGTGGGGTCTCAGATTAACACTCCAGACAGGatgctcggtgtgtgtgtgttggtgtgttttaGCCTGtttaaagggtgtgtgtgtgtgtgtgtcagggacaGAGAACATTACTGGTGTCTTATTCTCCTGGAGTTTAGTTCACAAAGTAGTCTCACCCTGCAGcactctatatacacacactcgcacatgtCCTTTCTCaaactcacacaccacacaaagtCTTTGTAATATctactttctcacacacacaccttgcttGTCTCTTACTCACTGACACACTCATATTGACTCACTGActgacacacactttcacactcaCTCGTCATATGctgatgaacacacacacacatcacttgtctctcactcttacacacacaataGCAGACAGGGATAAATTGTGTAAAGACTGGGTGTgcatgtgtctctgtgtgtgtccctgtCCTTAAAAGAGGAACAGGGTGAGTTCACACACTTGACATTAAACCCCAGGCTGTTAGAAGAGCTGCGCTGGTGAGGAGTTCTGTCTAATGTAATACTGAGGTTAGATGTCCCTGCCCACGCTGGACCTCTGCCAGGGGGTGAGAGTGGGTGTTGGAGGATGGGTGTGGAAGGGTGGGTGATTGGGGGATGAGAGGGTGTTTGAGATAGGGGTTGTTTTGAGGGAGCTCACTGACTTAAGCGAGTGTTGGAAAGTCCTTCAGCTGAGATGTAGAATATTACCTGAAGTGAAGTAACAcacctgggtgtgtgtgtgtgacagtatgTTGTGTCTCAACACTAAAAGTAAAAATCTCCAgttaaaactcttttttttttttttttaacacacattcCATTTGCGTAGAGTGTTTActgactgtttgtgtgtgtgggttttttctcctccttgtGGGTGCAGAAGTGATGATTTGTTTCCTAACTGTAATGTACCAGAGTAAggaagtgcatgtgtgtgtgtgtgagtgagtgtgtgagtgtttcacgTCCTTCAGGTTTCACAAACGGTTCCGTTCCTAGAAGTCCGTTGTGTAATGCTCTCCAGGTGACGGTGTGTCTCTCAGGGTTGGGTATCATGCTGACGTCAGACTCCAGGGTGGCGtcgtacacacacaaacgcacacacactcactctgtaCACTCCTCCTCCGCTCGCGGTGACACGAGCCCCAGTGTTTATACCCCAGAAGTTcagcgctctgtgtgtgttcctTTACTTTTGAGTGAGTGATGTTCACCAGGACTTACACCTAAATGAAGAACAGATTGTGTTTAGTCTCTcagacatttaattattattattttcattacaaaagccgatgtttaaagtgttaatctTAACCCCGCCCCCTGTGCCGTGATTGGTTACCGCTGACTCACCTTCCTGTGTTTTGATTGGCTGGTGACTCACCTTACTTCACCATCTGATGTTTTTGGTAATCATGTATGCAGTATGATGTCATGTGTACCGAGCATCAGTGATCATAAATAATGGCAGCTACAGACTCTTCCTTGTGTGATTGTATGAtacgactgtgtgtgtgtgtgtttgcaggaaACCCAGCAGTAAAATGGAGGATAGCTTCGATTGCGACTGCGGTGAGCTGGAGCCACCCGATCACTGAGGGAGAGCGTTTGTGCTAAGCCGGGCCGACCTCGTGCTCCTCCTCGTATTCCTCATCCCCCATCTTCCTCAACCCCCCCCTCCTCCCACCCCCTCACCTCAACCCACCTAACCCCGCCCCTCAGACTGCACGGTGCTCAGTTCATTAGGATCGTCATGCTGCTGCCGCTCAGGACCAGTCGTACACTGGGCGTGTCGTCGGTGCTGTGaggatgctgctgctgctgccgcgACTCGCCTTCACACCCGTGTTTCAGCACTGATCATTCCGTTACACTGTCTGCCAGTACTGGAGTAAACCCCGCCCCCCACATCCTTATTTACACACACCACAAGGAATCGCCGTTTTTCATTTCTCCTTACCTGGAAGGTTCTTATTTTTAAGGTGCTTAAAACCGGCGTCCGAGAGAAtcggaagtaaaaaaaaaaatggcagagaAATTCGAGAGCCTGATGAACATCCACGGGTTCGACCTGGGCCCGCGCTACATGGACCTGAAGCCGCTGGGTTTCGGCGGGAACGGCCTGGTGTTCTCGGCGGTGGACCGGGACTGCGACAAGCGCGTGGCCGTGAAGAAGATCGTCCTGACGGACGCGCAGAGCGTCAAGCACGCGTTGCGAGAGATCAAGATCATCCGCCGGCTCGACCACGACAACATCGTGCGCGTGTTCGAGACGCTGGGGCCGAGCGGGCGGCAGCTGAGCGAGGACGCCGGCTCGCTGACCGAAGTGAACTCGGTGTACATCGTGCAGGAGTACGTGGAGACGGACCTGTGCAGCGTGCTGGAGCAGGGCCCGCTCTCCGAGGAGCACGCCCGTCTGTTCGTCTACCAGCTGCTGCGCGGACTCAAGTACATCCACTCGGCCAACGTCCTGCACAGAGACCTCAAACCCGCCAACCTGTTCGTCAACACCGAGGACCTGGTGCTGAAGATCGGGGACTTCGGCCTGGCGCGCATCATGGACCCGCACTACTCGCACAAGGTGAGGCGCGACTAGCGTTTATatcagaaaagtgtgtgtgtgtatgtgtgtgagaagaTGAGTGTGACGGTCACGGTTAGATTTTCCTGTCTGTCAGTCAGGTGCCGCAGGtgtgaaacaggaagtgaacTGTGTGTGAGGTCACTTCCTGTGAGCCCCCCGGCGCTGGAAACGAGCGACAGAATGACAGGAAGTGttggtttggtttgtttgtttgggttaTTTTAAGCCGACGTCGTGTCTGGGTGTCTGCGTTTTCTTCCttgtggagtgtgtgatgttgATCAGACGACGTTGTCGTTGTTTATTCAGCGGCGCTGTGACTAATCCCGCCGCAGACTATAGACTACAGCACGGTGGCCGTTTAattttcgcacacacacacacacacacacacacactccctcccCCCTTCCAGTGAACTCTGTTTCCACCGGCTGTTTCGGCGAAACGCTCACATGGCGCTTTGATTACTCATCACATCTCtttcatatcacacacacacatactcgtgATTCACTCACGTTTTTCCAGCTCCgctgcttgcacacacacacacgcactcactcacacactcacactcctgAGCACGGAGGCCGTGTGTTTATGGAGGGAGGAACGAGGTGCTATTTATGTAGTGTGTCTATGAATAGTTCTccttcactctcactcacacacacacacacacacacacacacacacgatgattTGGTAGTGAAAAGACTTCCAGACTGTGGTGGATACACACCTGAGGTGAATTCTCTGTTGAACTCACACGTGACCTGTTTTTAAAATACGTTTGGCCCATGGAGAGTTTTATACTTGTAGTTTTTGTACAATAGAACAGGTCGGGTTAGGATTTATACTGagcgcacacacgcgcgcacacgcacacacacacacacgttactcAGAATAAAGGATACACTTTATACAGAGAGATAGACTTGGTTAATTGGTGGACCAAACCCCAAATCTAAATCCAAACcccgtaaaacctgtgccacgTTGTTGTGAGGATCGGACGGTCCTTTGTGGCGACCCCTGGACGGGGGGCACCCGAAAGTCCAACAACACAGAGAACGGAGAGCAAAAAACGACGTGAAGGCTGTaaaggagagagacagggagagagagcggGGGGGGGTTAACAACTGCCGAGTCCTTTTGGTTTTAcagatagtgagtgagtgatggtgAAGTGGTCGGGTTTGGgggagagaagtgtgtgtgtgtgtgtgtagagacaTACGGTGAGACCGatggaaaaacaaacaggaaaagACACCAAATGGAGAAAAGGTGAAAAAGAGGTTCACACACAGTGATTAGGAGACAATCattcagtcagacagacagacgggacACAGAGCCGTGAGCGATGGcgtccccccccctcccccctctgtCTGACTCAGGTCTTTACCTCTAACTCTAACAGGTGTGGTGTTAAGGGGAGAGAGTAGCTGAGTGTGCAGGTGTACATCTGTCagtaagtggtgtgtgtgtgcgcgcaaatGAATAATGACTCACAAGGTCAGTGACACTATGTCCTTTCCAGGTACATCGCTGACATCTCGAggaaatactgtgtgtgtgtgtggggacaACAATCACGCTCAACCTGTTTTCATAtgacaaaaataatcctgcGTTTCTaggacgtgtttttttttttttttttgtaaacacagtTTCTGCACAGTCATCCTTTATataacctttattttatttttcttcttcctctaaTTCAGTGTTAACTA
Coding sequences within:
- the mapk6 gene encoding mitogen-activated protein kinase 6 isoform X2, translating into MAEKFESLMNIHGFDLGPRYMDLKPLGFGGNGLVFSAVDRDCDKRVAVKKIVLTDAQSVKHALREIKIIRRLDHDNIVRVFETLGPSGRQLSEDAGSLTEVNSVYIVQEYVETDLCSVLEQGPLSEEHARLFVYQLLRGLKYIHSANVLHRDLKPANLFVNTEDLVLKIGDFGLARIMDPHYSHKGHLSEGLVTKWYRSPRLLLSPNNYTKAIDMWAAGCIFAEMLTGKTLFAG